A single genomic interval of Desulfovibrio intestinalis harbors:
- the nikA gene encoding nickel ABC transporter substrate-binding protein codes for MSKVNWFKQVFCACLLTGSVLLTGQQGNAAPEAKDTLNFVNYRDIRDLNPHLYAGEMYAQEMLFETLVDITADGYKPCLAESWEISPDGKIYTFKIRKGVKFTDGEPCDAFAIKANFDAIIENKKRHTWLEMMHLLEKVEAPDAETFRITMSQPYYPMLTELGVTRPFAMISPKAMKDGSTKDGVQAFIGTGPWTLEEVVTDEYAIFKRNDSYWGEKPKFERVIVKVIPDNQTRILALEKGEIDLIWGKNMLDADALNKYKNSEKFGIELSAPTSTRQILLNTTNPILKDLNVRKALQHATNRAAIAKGVFHGLETPADTLYAPSVPYCNIGLKPFEYDMKKAAALLDQAGWKPGPGGVRMKDGQPLAISLLYNSNSVTEKNIAEYLQHEFGKLGMKVSISGEEEQSYRDNMKNGKFDMVFNICWGTPYDPQSSLSAMRQRVYGDYAAQLGLDDKAEIDKAITAIPTTTDKEERQKLYSYVLTHLHEDAVYIPLTFECNKALFNKNLKGVGFTQTQYEVPFTQIYMVQ; via the coding sequence ATGAGTAAAGTCAACTGGTTTAAGCAAGTGTTTTGCGCCTGCCTGCTTACTGGCAGCGTGCTTTTGACGGGTCAGCAGGGTAATGCAGCTCCCGAGGCCAAGGACACTCTGAATTTCGTGAATTACCGTGACATTCGCGATCTTAACCCCCACCTGTACGCAGGGGAAATGTACGCCCAGGAAATGCTGTTTGAAACATTGGTGGACATTACGGCTGACGGCTACAAACCTTGCCTTGCTGAAAGCTGGGAAATTTCGCCCGATGGCAAGATTTATACCTTCAAAATTCGTAAAGGCGTAAAATTCACTGATGGTGAACCTTGCGACGCCTTTGCCATCAAGGCCAACTTTGACGCCATCATTGAAAATAAAAAACGTCATACGTGGCTTGAAATGATGCATCTGCTCGAAAAGGTCGAAGCCCCTGATGCCGAAACCTTTCGCATCACTATGAGTCAGCCCTATTATCCCATGCTGACCGAACTTGGCGTAACCCGCCCCTTTGCGATGATTTCTCCAAAGGCTATGAAAGATGGTTCCACCAAGGACGGCGTGCAGGCCTTCATCGGCACTGGCCCCTGGACGTTGGAGGAAGTAGTCACGGACGAATACGCGATCTTTAAGCGCAATGACAGTTATTGGGGCGAAAAACCCAAATTTGAACGCGTGATAGTCAAGGTTATTCCCGACAATCAGACTCGTATTCTCGCGCTGGAAAAAGGCGAGATTGACCTCATTTGGGGCAAGAACATGCTGGATGCCGATGCGCTGAACAAGTACAAAAACAGCGAAAAATTCGGTATCGAGCTTTCCGCGCCCACATCCACGCGCCAGATACTGCTCAACACCACCAATCCCATTCTTAAAGATCTCAATGTGCGCAAGGCTCTGCAACACGCCACCAACCGCGCGGCCATTGCCAAGGGAGTTTTTCACGGCCTGGAAACTCCAGCCGACACGCTGTATGCCCCCTCTGTTCCCTACTGCAACATTGGCCTCAAGCCCTTTGAGTATGACATGAAGAAGGCAGCGGCCCTGTTGGACCAAGCTGGCTGGAAGCCCGGCCCTGGCGGCGTGCGCATGAAGGATGGCCAGCCTCTGGCAATCAGCCTGCTCTACAACAGCAATAGCGTGACAGAGAAAAACATTGCCGAATACTTGCAGCATGAATTTGGCAAGCTTGGCATGAAGGTAAGCATCAGCGGCGAAGAAGAACAATCCTACCGCGACAACATGAAGAACGGCAAGTTCGACATGGTCTTCAACATCTGCTGGGGCACGCCCTACGATCCCCAGTCTTCGCTTTCCGCCATGCGCCAACGCGTGTACGGCGACTATGCCGCCCAGCTCGGTTTGGATGACAAGGCCGAAATAGACAAGGCCATCACGGCCATACCCACCACTACGGACAAAGAAGAACGGCAGAAGCTCTATTCGTATGTGCTGACCCATCTGCATGAAGATGCCGTGTACATTCCCCTGACCTTTGAATGCAACAAGGCTCTTTTCAACAAAAACCTCAAGGGCGTTGGTTTTACCCAAACCCAGTACGAAGTGCCCTTTACGCAAATCTACATGGTCCAATAA
- the cutC gene encoding choline trimethylamine-lyase — MQTKLSLRLQRLKDAYLKVKPSITIGRALAYTEVAKEYPDLPKNLLRAKAFRRACETAPMLIQDDELIVGHPCGKARAGAFSPDTAWKWVRDELETIGTRTQDPYFISEKDKQIMREQLFPFWEGKSLAEACEEELRQEGLWEFGAEACVSDLTYHISSGGGDTSPGYDILLFKKGILGLKAEAEAHLAQLSSAAKDAQEKTSFYQAALEVCEGVLTYAARISAYAQEMAGREQDPQRKAELEEIAKVNARVPAHPPQTFHEALQAIWTIQSLFLMEENQCSTSLGRLDQYVYPCYAADIAAGTLSDEKAFELMGCFIIKCSEMIWYTPASTATYFAGYMPFINMCVGGVRREGGDGTNGLTYLIMDAVEQVKMYQPSLACRIHNQSPQPYIDKILDVIKAGAGMPACHFDDAHIKMMLRKGFDFDDARDYCLMGCVEPQKSGRIHQWTVGGFTQWPIAIEFVFHRGVLPSYGTKLGLDTGDLGDLKTYEQFEAAVKRQLDHIIKLTARGSVLIQKAVRDMTPTPYMSLFVDGCMQTGKDVTAGGAALYEGPGTIFAGLATYVDSMAAVKKLVYDERKYTLHELKEAIDANWKGYESVHKDCVAAPKYGNDADYADLIAADIVDYTERMFNQHKSLYARHIHGTLSQSFNTPLGGMIGATPNGRFAKAPLSDAMSPSQGADHNGPTAIIKSVSKINVESMSLGMAHNFKLASSVLDTPDGRAGWSSLLRTASIFGNAQMQFNCVDRETLVQAQQSPEAHRDLIVRVAGYSAFFVELCKEVQDEIISRTTLN; from the coding sequence ATGCAAACAAAATTGTCTCTACGTCTCCAGCGGCTTAAGGATGCGTACTTAAAAGTCAAGCCAAGTATTACAATTGGTCGTGCCTTGGCTTACACCGAAGTTGCAAAAGAATATCCCGACCTGCCCAAAAATCTTTTGCGCGCCAAAGCTTTCAGACGCGCTTGCGAAACTGCCCCCATGCTTATTCAAGATGACGAGCTTATTGTGGGCCATCCTTGTGGCAAAGCTCGCGCGGGAGCCTTTTCACCCGACACGGCATGGAAGTGGGTGCGCGATGAACTTGAAACCATAGGTACAAGAACCCAGGATCCATATTTTATTAGTGAAAAAGATAAGCAGATCATGCGCGAGCAGCTTTTTCCTTTTTGGGAGGGAAAGTCGCTTGCAGAGGCGTGCGAAGAAGAACTTCGGCAAGAAGGTCTGTGGGAATTCGGTGCAGAAGCTTGCGTGAGCGATTTGACCTATCACATTTCAAGCGGCGGGGGAGATACAAGCCCAGGCTATGACATACTCCTCTTCAAAAAGGGCATACTGGGTTTGAAGGCAGAGGCAGAAGCGCATTTGGCCCAATTGTCGTCTGCCGCAAAAGATGCACAGGAAAAAACTTCTTTTTATCAGGCGGCGCTGGAGGTTTGCGAAGGTGTTCTGACGTATGCCGCACGCATTTCTGCCTATGCGCAGGAAATGGCTGGGCGAGAACAAGACCCGCAGCGGAAGGCCGAGCTGGAAGAAATAGCAAAGGTGAACGCTCGTGTTCCTGCCCATCCTCCGCAGACTTTTCATGAAGCGCTACAGGCTATCTGGACAATACAGTCGCTGTTTTTGATGGAAGAAAACCAGTGCAGTACTTCTTTGGGTCGCCTCGATCAATATGTTTACCCGTGCTACGCTGCTGATATAGCAGCAGGAACTTTGAGTGACGAGAAAGCTTTCGAGCTTATGGGCTGCTTCATTATCAAATGCTCCGAGATGATCTGGTATACTCCGGCGTCTACCGCAACCTATTTTGCAGGGTACATGCCGTTCATCAATATGTGTGTGGGCGGCGTCAGGCGGGAAGGGGGCGATGGCACAAATGGCCTGACCTACCTCATCATGGATGCAGTGGAACAGGTTAAAATGTATCAGCCTTCGCTGGCATGCCGCATTCATAACCAGTCGCCGCAGCCATATATTGATAAAATTCTGGATGTCATCAAGGCTGGTGCGGGAATGCCTGCCTGCCATTTTGACGACGCGCATATCAAAATGATGCTGCGGAAGGGCTTCGATTTTGACGACGCCCGGGATTACTGCCTTATGGGATGCGTTGAACCGCAGAAGTCCGGCCGTATCCATCAATGGACTGTTGGAGGTTTTACCCAGTGGCCCATTGCCATAGAGTTTGTTTTTCACCGTGGTGTACTTCCTTCCTATGGAACGAAGCTGGGCCTGGATACCGGAGATCTTGGCGATCTGAAGACTTACGAACAGTTTGAAGCTGCGGTAAAACGGCAGCTGGACCATATTATCAAACTCACGGCCAGAGGCTCTGTACTTATTCAAAAAGCAGTCAGGGACATGACCCCTACGCCATATATGTCTTTGTTTGTAGACGGCTGTATGCAGACGGGAAAGGACGTCACGGCTGGTGGTGCTGCCTTGTATGAAGGGCCGGGAACGATATTTGCCGGACTTGCTACCTATGTTGATAGTATGGCTGCTGTAAAAAAGCTTGTATATGATGAAAGAAAATATACGTTGCATGAGCTGAAAGAAGCTATTGATGCAAACTGGAAGGGTTATGAGTCTGTCCACAAAGATTGCGTCGCAGCGCCCAAGTACGGGAATGATGCCGACTATGCTGATTTGATTGCTGCCGATATTGTCGACTATACGGAGCGCATGTTCAATCAGCACAAATCCCTTTATGCCCGCCACATTCACGGCACTCTCTCCCAATCTTTCAACACGCCTTTGGGCGGCATGATTGGCGCTACCCCCAATGGGCGGTTTGCAAAAGCGCCGTTGTCTGATGCTATGAGTCCTTCTCAGGGGGCTGACCACAACGGACCGACTGCCATTATAAAATCTGTTTCAAAGATTAATGTGGAATCAATGAGCCTGGGGATGGCCCACAACTTTAAACTGGCCAGCAGTGTTCTGGATACGCCGGATGGCCGCGCCGGATGGAGCTCTTTGCTCCGCACGGCCTCAATTTTTGGCAATGCCCAAATGCAGTTCAACTGCGTGGACAGGGAAACATTGGTTCAGGCACAACAAAGCCCGGAAGCACACCGTGATCTTATTGTGCGTGTGGCTGGATACAGCGCTTTTTTTGTAGAACTGTGCAAGGAAGTACAGGACGAAATAATCAGCCGTACAACCTTGAATTAA
- a CDS encoding DUF2333 family protein, whose protein sequence is MKLPTLPPILKLQVVLKTLAVQLSLLLGILFLVWGAQRAYSLIDATTFPEPMPVPAEADKLPENEKGKILLDSITYEMRRELDSTFGWSVNDIIFNRFVMDNRAYRQYGVYHATRFLLDLYSSQIAKLGTSDRESEFLYKARINSFAIDPRSFMLPSAEGSYKKGFKLLEEYKKSLDNGTGVFNCRSDDLYASFVAVTGENMLGYALGLLQNAQDMNFYTLDNRIYEVQGIVLVLRDFIHTLYMLYPEIRAKNNEENMAAAMSYLTRICDYDPLYITSSFNSGELVLSYLLFAKARLEDIRNSIRM, encoded by the coding sequence ATGAAATTGCCCACGCTTCCACCAATTTTGAAATTGCAGGTTGTACTCAAAACTCTGGCCGTTCAGTTGTCTCTTCTTTTGGGTATCTTGTTTCTGGTCTGGGGGGCCCAACGCGCTTATTCGTTGATTGACGCCACGACCTTCCCAGAACCCATGCCTGTGCCGGCCGAGGCAGACAAACTGCCTGAAAATGAAAAGGGAAAAATCCTGCTGGATTCCATCACCTACGAGATGCGGCGGGAACTCGATTCTACCTTTGGCTGGAGCGTTAACGACATAATTTTTAACCGCTTTGTGATGGATAACCGCGCCTATCGCCAGTACGGCGTCTACCATGCCACGCGGTTTCTGCTGGATCTTTACTCCAGCCAGATAGCCAAGCTTGGAACCAGCGACCGTGAAAGCGAGTTTTTGTACAAGGCGCGTATCAACAGCTTTGCCATTGATCCACGCAGCTTTATGCTGCCCTCTGCGGAAGGGTCGTACAAAAAAGGCTTCAAACTGCTTGAAGAATACAAAAAATCTCTGGATAACGGCACTGGCGTGTTCAACTGCCGCTCAGATGACTTGTACGCGTCTTTCGTAGCTGTGACTGGCGAAAATATGCTGGGTTATGCCTTGGGATTGTTGCAAAACGCTCAGGATATGAATTTTTACACTCTGGATAACCGCATCTACGAAGTGCAGGGCATAGTATTGGTGCTGCGTGACTTCATCCACACCCTTTACATGCTGTACCCGGAAATTCGGGCCAAGAACAATGAAGAAAATATGGCTGCCGCCATGTCGTACCTGACCCGCATCTGTGATTATGATCCGCTGTATATTACATCGTCTTTCAATTCTGGTGAGCTGGTGCTCTCGTACCTGCTGTTTGCCAAGGCCAGACTGGAAGATATCCGTAACAGCATTCGCATGTAA